The genomic stretch GGACACGAAGAAAAAATTACGACCTGTGAAATAGGTTTATACAAATATCCCCCAATAGAGGGTGAGAAGGTGAGAAAGAGAATAAACAGGTCGCTCCTCTGGAGCTAATTTGTTATGAGAGATATATCTTACAAACATGTCGCTCCTCTGGAGCTAACCTGAATAAAGCTTCGGAGGAGTAATCTGTTTGTAGTATTTCACAAAAGCAATATATTTGCCGCTCCGTAGGAGCGACCTGTTTTTAGTAGTAGTAGAGCTTGAATATCTATGTCGAGGGGAAATTTCTTGCATTTTATTAGACCTATTTCACAGGTCGAAAAATTATTTAAAGATGGGATTAAAAGATTTGTTTTATCTTCGTGCCCTTCGTGTTCTTCGGGGTTTTTAAAAGATGTGAGTAAGGATAAGCCCCTCAAGGGAGAGGGAATTTTGCTTTGTCTCCCAACTAACTGCTTAACTTAGTCTTGAGTAGTTACCTGTAGGACAACCCTTTAGGGTTGCTTGCAGCAAGGTTAAAGCCGTGCCCTACGTCTACTTAATTTTAGCGTTCACTATAGATTTCGGAGGGAAAAGCTATGCAAGAAAAGGGTCGGATAATCAAGATCGAAGGCAATCTGGCTGAGGTGGCTTTGGAGCCTAAGGAAGCGTGCCATAGTTGCAAGCTCTGCCAGGTAGGCCGAAAGGGTGAGATGATTATCCGGGTAGAGAACTCGGTTGACGCCCGGCCGGGTGATCAGGTGAAGCTGGAGATTGAAGCAGAGATGGTGCTGAAATCAGCCTTACTCCTTTACGGAGTTCCACTTCTGGGACTCTTGATAGGATTTCTGGGAGGAGAAATAATGATCGGATCTGAAGGGGGGATAATAGCCAGTGGGTTGATGGCCCTTGGTCTTAGCTGGCTGGGACTCCACCTCTATGATAAGCGACTAAAAAAAACTGGTCAGCGGACAATTCGGTTGGTTCAGACATAATGCTCTGGTTTATCTACGCCCTTCTTTGTGCCTTTTCTTTAGCTACGGCTGATGCCTTTAGCAAAAAAACCCTGGAAGCCAGCGGGGCATACCTCATCGCCTGGGTAAGATGGGCTTATGCCTTCCCCTTTCTTTTACTTACCCTGCCCTTTATTTCTATTCCCCAATTGGATTCGACCTTCTTTGGGGTGACTCTCATCCTGCTCCCTCTGGAGATTACCACGGCCGTCCTTTATGTGAAGGCCATCAAGGACTCCCCTCTCTCGCTGACCATCCCCTTTTTAGCCACGACACCGGTCTTTACTATTCTCACCTCCTTCCTGATCTTAGAAGAACTGCCGGACCGGTCAGGGACATCAGGTATTATCCTCATTGGAATGGGGGCCTATCTTTTAAATGTGCATACCGGTAAAGCCGGAATACTTGCGCCCATCAAGGCTATCAAAAGGGAACGCGGCTCTGTGTTGATGCTGATTGTGGCCTTCATCTTTAGTATCACTTCTAATTTAGGCAAAGTAGCTATCCAGCACTCTTCACCGGCCTTCTTTGCCCTCTGTTACGATGCCCTTCTTTCCGTGGTCATTTTCCCCCTGGTCTTACTCAGAGAAAAACCCGGATTCAGCGGATTTATCTTGAAGGGCAGGGCCTTCCTGGTCATTGGTTTTTTCTACGCCCTGATGATCATTTTCCACAACCTGGCCATCACCCTGGTTGAAGTGCCCTACATGATCTCGGTTAAACGGACCAGCCTGATCTTCAGCGTTCTCTACGGGGCCGTCCTTTTCAAGGAAGCCTATATCAAAGAACGAATAATAGGAAGTATGGTAATGGTGGCTGGGGTGATATTGATTACCCTTTTTTAAGATACGTTCCGCTCTTGCCGCCGCTCTTTTTGACCAACTGAATAGACTCAACCTTCATCGCCCGATCAACCGCTTTACACATATCGTAGATAGTCAGAGCCGCTACTGATACGGCCGTCAGGGCCTCCATTTCTACGCCCGTTCGGGCTACTGTTTCTACCTGTGACTCTATTTCTATTTGACTTGCCTCTTCCTTTATCTCAAATCTTATCTCAATCTTGGTCAGTGGCAGTGGATGACAGAGGGGAATAAGTTCTGAGGTCCTTTTGGCCGCCATAATCCCGGCAATCCTGGCTATGCCCAAGACATCACCTTTTTTCGCCCCGCCTTCTTGAATTAAGCTGAGGGTCGCCGGCTGCATTGAAATATATCCTCTGGCTACCGCCATCCGGTGGGTCTCTTTTTTATCACCGACATCTACCATTACGGCCCTACCGCCCGCGTCAAAATGAGACAACTCCCTATTGCAGATTGCGCACCCATTTTGTGGGTACCCGGGATTGCGGATGGGGTCATTAGACATTATCCCTTTCTTCTCCTTTCTCCCCCCTTCTCTTTTTCCTGGCCAAGGCCACTCTTGAGACCCAGATGCTGCCTTCGTAAAGGATCATCATCGGCATGGCCATCAAAAGCTGGCTTACACAGTCGGGTGGGGTAAGAATGGCCGCTACTACCAGAATTACTAACAAGGCATGTTTTCTTTTCTTAGCTAAGAAGTCAGGCGTAACCACTCCCAGTTTGGTTAAGAAAAGAATAACCAGCGGTAATTCAAAGATAACTCCAAAGGCCAGTATCATCATGCCCAGAAAAGAGATATAGCTGGTTACAGAGATCATAGGTCGGATAGTTGAGGTAGTGAACCCCAGGAAGAATTTTATCCCAATAGGTAAGACCACCAGATAGCTGAATACAGCACCTACGAGGAAAAGAATAAGAGAGGCCGGTAAGTAAATAAGCGCCAGCCGTCTTTCAGAGACAAAAAGTCCGGCTGAAATAAACTTCCAGGCTTGATAGAGAGTAACAGGTAAAGAAAGAAATATACCAACGAAAAGGGCTAATTTTAGATAGGCGAAGAAGGCTTCATGGGGAGACAGGAAGACAAGGCTGGCCGCTTGTTCTGTCTTCGTCAGCGGCTTTATCAAAAAATCTATTATTCGCTCGATAAAAAAATAGGCGACTCCAAAGCCAATCATAATAGCTATGGCCGAAATAATTATCCTTCGCCTTAGCTCTTCTAAATGCTCTATTAAAGTAAGCTTCTCCTCAGTCCGGTCATTTTCCATAGCCTATATATTACCATAAAACTTACCATAAAACAAGACGAAAGTTGAAAATTTTGCTTGACCTTATGGCTTTTGGGCTTTATAATAATAAGTTAGAAACCAGGAGACAACATGAATATTCCGATATATCAAGTTTATGCCTTTACAAGTGAAGTCTTCTCGGGCAATCCAGCAGCTGTTTGCCTCCTTAAAGAGTGGCTTGATAATAGCATGATGCAAAGCATAGCGTCAGAAAATAACTTGTCAGAAACTGCATTTATAATACAAAGGGATGGCCAATCCAAAATCAGATGGTTTACACCAAAGATAGAAGTGGATTTATGTGGACATGCTACATTAGCAAGTGCGTTTGTTTTATTCGAGGAAAAATTGATTGAAGATAACACCGTTACATTTGAATCTCAAAGTGGACCTTTAACTGTAGAACAGTTAGATAATGGGTTGTTATCTATGAATTTTCCTTCAAGGAGACCGGTTGCCTGTGAAAAGCCAGAAGTGTTAGAGGAAGCATTGGGTACTAATGTAGTGACTACTTTAGCCTCCAGAGACTTATTAGTGATTCTTGAAAATGAAGAAGAAGTGCAAAGTCTCTTGCCAAATTTGGAACTTTTATCAACGATCGAAGAATATATGGCTGTGATTGTATCTGCCAAAGGAAATAAGGTTGACTTTGTTTCAAGATTCTTTGCTCCAAATGCGGGTATTCCAGAGGATCCTGTTACTGGCTCAGCACATTGTACACTAATTCCTTATTGGTCCGAACAGTTGAGGAAGGATAAATTGCATGCCTTACAACTTTCTCCAAGAGGCGGTGAGTTGTTCTGTGAAAAAATAGGAGCAAGAGTCATTATCAAAGGTAAAGCAGTAATGTATATGAAAGGTGAAATTTATATTTAAGTTTCTAACAACTCGCTGCAGCCGACCTCGCTTACGCTCGGCGGCTGAGCTCAGTCGTTAGGCGGATGGTGGAGACATGAATGAAGAATATCAACGGTATCGAGTAATCCCGAATTGGTGGGATAGAATCAATGACATCTTCAAGGAACTTGACTCAGGCCGTGAAGTTAGTAGGAAGAGGGGTCTCAGTGAACTCACCACTGAAGAGCTTGCTGCCACACTGAGACGTGTTTTAACGAATTCCCTGAATCTCAACAACAAAATCAACATAGCTCTCATGGATGCGTCAGTTGAGCTTTCAAGGGCGGAGTCAGAGTACCATCACAACGCCTTTGCGCCATTCTGGGATGCAGTTGAGAATGCCGCACAGGATCTCAATATTGCTCAAACGGCCATTAAGGATCTGGCGAAGAACGCGCGACTATACTACAATATCCTTAGCAACAGACGCCATACTTTTCCAACCTTCAATGTTCGGCTTGAGTCCATTCCTGATCCGATGCCACTTGCTGAGGAGCTGCGACGGATAGTTCGGATGGGTCAAACCAACTTCCAATTCGCAACCATATGGGAGCATCGCAGAACCCGAGAATGTCTAATTGCAGGATTCCGTACACTCGGGGAGGCCATAAACAACTTGGACCAAGCGATTGTGTCTTCGATAGTGGACCTCCGCGACTCAATCTCTTCTGACCTGGCGCGCGTTATTGAAGAGCATATTGCCACACGAGAGGCTATTGAGCGTAAAAAAGGCAGGATGGTGTAGAAAGCAAAAAATGAGCAAGAGAACTGCGAAGTGGAGCTTTTCGCCTAACCATTCGCTGCACCTCAAGCGCAGCCTATAAATCTGGTAGGACAAGCGGGTGAACCCCGTTAGATAGTGAACATCTAACGGGGTGAAAGTCCCGTCGGTGGAATTCCCGTTTTACCACACAAGTTTATCCGACCTTGTGAAGGGGTGATCCTTTGTGGGGAAAGCTTGGAAGTAAAAGTCTCATTTTAGTGGGGCGAGCAAGTATGAGGGCTCAAGCGATAAGCGAACATCTGTTTGAAGCATCGTTAAGCGATTAATTAAGAGTGCCAAGTCCATTCAGGTGGGATAATGGCTACTACCATCACCGAAGGAAACCTGATATGCAGGTGATGGGCTCTTCCCTGACAGAGGAGATGCTAATCTATACAAGTCTTGCAGACAAATTAGGGAAGGACTGAATGGCAGACAGGACTACCCTTGAATGACAAAGACTTCCTGTATAACCTAAAAGGGAAATCTCAAGAGAGCTATTCAGTCTGGCGGATGGGGCAGTAGTAGCGATGACGATAAGGACAACATAACCTTATCAGAGTAAAGAGCCCCTGGGCGTGGGTGGCCTTAAGAAAAGGGGAAAGCTGCCTGTAGTTGCCTGAATAGGCTATTAACACAGGGTTCGATAAAAGTTCCAGCGGTGAACCGAGTAATGAGGTCGAAGGCTTGATCAAACTTGTAGACAAGGTGATGTATGTTGAGTAGAACTTAAATCATTGGGTCTATGAGGAAGGTTCAAGTTGAACTGATAAGTGCCTACAGCTTGAAGCCGTATTGGGGAAAACCCAATGTATGAGAATTTTAGAGGGGGCGTTGGAAACAGGGTAGGACACTTCAAGGTTAGTAGATGCGTGCATCGAAAACCTGAAGGAATGAATATCACTGCACCAGCGCTCTACTCGACCTGCGGGGGCTGTGCCGTTTTCAAAGTTTTGTGATTTATCAAGCTTTTATCTTGCTTACAAGGTTAGTAGTAATTCTCCCTGCTGCAGGTGAACTCAATCGTTAGACAGATGCTGTGAAAAAGTATTAGAGGTAAAGAGAGGGAAATGAAATCACGAGTATATATAGAGACTACTATTCCAAGCTATTATCATGAAATTCGCAAAGATTCAGAATCTATTGCTAAAAGACAATGGACAAGAGAATGGTGGGATAACCATCGTCATAACTATGAGTTGGTAATAAGTCCAAGCGTTATGGACGAACTTGAACGAGGGAACTATCCCAGCAAGATAGATACCTTGAAACTTGTTGAAGGATTACCACTTTTAGAAGTTACTGAAGAGGTTGAAGATATTGTTTCTGAATATCTTTCTCATAAGCTTATGCCACAAGACCCTGGAGGTGATGCCCTTCATCTTGCTTTAGCATCATATTATCATTGTCATTTTCTTCTAACTTGGAATTGCCAGAATTTGGCCAATGCCAATAAATTTGAACATATTCGTCATGTCAATACTTTGCTTGGGTTATTTGTTCCAATACTGACAACGCCTTATGAATTAATGTATGAGGAGGTTTAAGATGCGACCAGATCCAACAATTGAAAGGATTCGTAGGATAAGACATGATATTTCAGAACAATGTGACCATGATCCCAAAAAGCTTGTCGAGTACTATCGGAAATATCAACAAAAGTTTTCAGGAAGACTTATCAGAAAACCTAAAATTGTATCGATGTCAATGTCCTCTGATTAGGTTAATCATCAAGACAATTGAGAAAGAAGTTATTTGTCTAACCCATCGCTGCACCTGACCCTCGCTTCGCTCGGGCACTCGGGCAGGTGAGCTCAGTCGTTAGCCAACAAAAAATGAGTACTATGAATTTGAGTAAATTTCGCTATATCCACTGAAAAATTAAAAAGGAATAGTATTATGCCTGACTTATGGACAAAAGAAAAGGAAATTGAATTCTTTCAAAATTGTGCTAAATTTGCAACACCTGAACAGTTATTCTATTTGGGTGATGATTCTCGTTATTATGCTTATTGGCCTAAGACATATAAAGGTAAAAAGACTACATTGCAAAGCAGAAATGCCTTAATTGGTAATTTTACAGAGAAATACTCGGTTGATTTGCTTCAAGGATTTGCCAGTTCTAAGGGACTTTATGCTGTTCAAGGCGCTATATGTAATGAAATTAGCTTGACTCCTCAGTCCCCTGCCGATGTTGTCTTATGTAAAAACAAAGGAAGAGAACAGGCAGCCAAAGACATTGCAGCAATTTTTGAAGTAAAAATGTCAATTGTTTGGAATTGGGTGCTAAAGAATAATCAGTTGATTTGTCTTGGCGACTTCAAAACTCATAAGGGCAATCCAGGACTATTACGTTCAGATTCAATGTTGAAAGCAATTTTGGCAAAAGCATTAGCATTCGTGTTTCCTCCTTACAGTGCTTCGCAAATTCCAATCATTATTCTTGGCAATACTCCAATAACTGAAAGCTACATTCAAAAAGTAGACCACCTTCTTTGCGCTGGAATCATTCAAGGCTTTTGGTCCGTGAATCCAAATCCGTTAGACGATGACGGGAACAATTTAAAACGAACATCCGGCAATGGCTTTATCAGAATGGATTCGTACAGTGAGTTAAAACAGAATCTCGATAATTTATTGTCTGAAAAGAGGGAATTCTTCTCCAGTATGAATTCGAGAAAAGAATTAGGAAAGATAATCGAAATTGCAAACCAAGAGGCACATTTTGAAGCAAAAGCAGAGAAATTTTTAATGCTTACAAGAGAAGGGGTATAAAAAAATGGCAATCAGTGAACAAATATATCGGCGAACAGGAACAATGACAAGTTCATTCGGGATTCCAGGTCGTATAAATCATGATTCGACAAGGTTCTATAGTAGTAGGCTCTACGAAGGATTGAATAACGGGAAAAAAGTAGACTACATCGAAAACAAAGTTCCTGAAAACATTCTGAATCAAATTTTTTGTAAATCCAGTGAAAAAATGAACGAATTACCAGATAATAGTATTCACTTGATGATTACTTCACCACCTTACAATGTGTCTAAAGAATATGATGATGATTTAAGCTTAAAAGAATATTTGGATCTACTGAATCGCGTTTGGAAAGAGACATACAGAGTATTAGTTCCTGGCGGACGTGCTTGTATAAATGTAGCTAATCTTGGGCGGAAACCATATATCCCGCTTCACAGTTACATTATTTCTGGGATGCACGGAATTGGTTTTCTGATGCGTGGAGAAATAATCTGGAATAAAGCTTCAAGTGCAAGTCCTTCAACCGCCTGGGGGAGTTGGCTTTCAGCTGCGAATCCTGTTTTGAGGGATATTCATGAATATATTTTAATTTTCTCAAAAGATACTTTTTCAAGAAAGAGAAAAAATAAGGAGAATACAATAAGGAAGGAAGAATTCTTGGAGTGGACAAAAAGTGTATGGACATTTCCTGCTGTTTCAGCAAGACAAATTGGACATCCCGCTCCCTTCCCAGAGGAACTACCCCACCGATTAATTCAACTATATACTTTCAAAGGTGATGTTGTTTTGGATCCCTTTGTTGGGAGTGGGTCGACTTGTTTGTCGGCAATAAAGGATAAAAGGAATTATGTTGGGTATGATATTGAGCCAGAGTATGTCAGATTGTCAAAAGAAAGGATTTATAGTTATACCAGTCAATTACAGCTATTTGCTAGTTAAATTAGCGCTGGAGCTGACGGGAAACCGCCCAAGGTAGTCGGTTGGTAATCAAAGGCTTCATGTGGTGGCCTCCCGCAGATCAGCTTTATCGTCAGGTTTGCATATACTTAAGAAGGAAAAAGGGAAACCTGTGATTGAAGTTGAATATTTGACGGACAAGAACGGCCAAGCAAAAGCCATTGTTGTGCCTATTGAGTTGTGGAAACATCTGCTTCCAAAAGATGATGCTTCTGTTGAGGATTTATCTGAGGGGATGGAAGGTTACTGTTTAAGTAAAGCAATGGATGAAGCTAAAAAAAGTCCTTTATTGACTCGGGAGGAAGCTCTATCTTATTGAGAGGAATAGTCAGGGTGGAAGTTCAATAGGGTCAACGTGAATTCGTGGGGTAATATTGTAAGTGTTCAGGTATCAGGTGTCATCTGTCAACAGTGAGCTAACCAGTGATGCCTGACACCTGACACCTGAGGGCGTTTACCCCTCGAATCTACGTTGAGCCGTTCAATATCGCTGCTTCGTAGCAGCAGTTGATCCCGGATGTTAGAGGTTAGTTAGAGATTAAATGAGCAAGCAATCCGCAATCAAATATATTTTATTAGTCGGAGACGGTATGGCGGATTATCCTATTCCTGAACTGGGAAATAAAACCCCCTTAGAGGCAGCCTCGACTCCAAACATGGACCGGCTGGCGGCGGAAGGGATGATAGGCACGGTGAGAACCCTGAGGGAAGGACTACCTCTGGGAAGCGATGTGGCCAATCTTACCCTTTTAGGTTACGAACCAGCCCAATATTACACGGGCCGGGGGCCGCTTGAGGCAGCTAATATGGGTATTGATCTGGGTAAGGACGAAACCGCGGCCCGATGCAACCTGGTTACGATTAAAGATAATCTACTTTTAGATTACAGCGCCGGTCATATCTCCAGTCAAGAGGCCGGAGAACTAATCGATGTCTTGAATGAGCGGCTGGGTTCTTCCCAAAAAAGATTTTACCCGGGGGTAAGCTACAGGCACCTGTTAGTTCTAAAAGGAGACTTCACTTCAGTAGAGGCTGTGCCACCTCACGATATAATAGGGAGACCTTATCGAGAATATTTGCCGGGAGGTAAAGGGGCCGAGGTATTTAGAGAGCTGATGGCGGCTTCATATCAGATATTGAAAGATCATCCTTTGAATCAATCACGGGACAAACCGGCTAATATGATCTGGCTCTGGGGTCAGGGCAAGGCCCCAACTCTACCTACCTTAAAAGAGAGGTTTGGGATTTCAGGGGTGGTAGTGGCGGCGGTTGATCTGGTCAAAGGTCTTGGCCGCTATGCCGGCCTTGAGGTAATTGATGTCCCTGGGGTAACAGGTTATCTGGATACTAATTATGAAGGCAAGGTGGCGGCCGGTCTGGAGGCCCTTAATCAGGCTGATTTTCTCTTCCTACAT from bacterium encodes the following:
- a CDS encoding SoxR reducing system RseC family protein yields the protein MQEKGRIIKIEGNLAEVALEPKEACHSCKLCQVGRKGEMIIRVENSVDARPGDQVKLEIEAEMVLKSALLLYGVPLLGLLIGFLGGEIMIGSEGGIIASGLMALGLSWLGLHLYDKRLKKTGQRTIRLVQT
- a CDS encoding DMT family transporter, with translation MLWFIYALLCAFSLATADAFSKKTLEASGAYLIAWVRWAYAFPFLLLTLPFISIPQLDSTFFGVTLILLPLEITTAVLYVKAIKDSPLSLTIPFLATTPVFTILTSFLILEELPDRSGTSGIILIGMGAYLLNVHTGKAGILAPIKAIKRERGSVLMLIVAFIFSITSNLGKVAIQHSSPAFFALCYDALLSVVIFPLVLLREKPGFSGFILKGRAFLVIGFFYALMIIFHNLAITLVEVPYMISVKRTSLIFSVLYGAVLFKEAYIKERIIGSMVMVAGVILITLF
- the moaC gene encoding cyclic pyranopterin monophosphate synthase MoaC, whose protein sequence is MCNRELSHFDAGGRAVMVDVGDKKETHRMAVARGYISMQPATLSLIQEGGAKKGDVLGIARIAGIMAAKRTSELIPLCHPLPLTKIEIRFEIKEEASQIEIESQVETVARTGVEMEALTAVSVAALTIYDMCKAVDRAMKVESIQLVKKSGGKSGTYLKKG
- the tatC gene encoding twin-arginine translocase subunit TatC, which gives rise to MENDRTEEKLTLIEHLEELRRRIIISAIAIMIGFGVAYFFIERIIDFLIKPLTKTEQAASLVFLSPHEAFFAYLKLALFVGIFLSLPVTLYQAWKFISAGLFVSERRLALIYLPASLILFLVGAVFSYLVVLPIGIKFFLGFTTSTIRPMISVTSYISFLGMMILAFGVIFELPLVILFLTKLGVVTPDFLAKKRKHALLVILVVAAILTPPDCVSQLLMAMPMMILYEGSIWVSRVALARKKRRGEKGEERDNV
- a CDS encoding PhzF family phenazine biosynthesis protein → MNIPIYQVYAFTSEVFSGNPAAVCLLKEWLDNSMMQSIASENNLSETAFIIQRDGQSKIRWFTPKIEVDLCGHATLASAFVLFEEKLIEDNTVTFESQSGPLTVEQLDNGLLSMNFPSRRPVACEKPEVLEEALGTNVVTTLASRDLLVILENEEEVQSLLPNLELLSTIEEYMAVIVSAKGNKVDFVSRFFAPNAGIPEDPVTGSAHCTLIPYWSEQLRKDKLHALQLSPRGGELFCEKIGARVIIKGKAVMYMKGEIYI
- a CDS encoding type II toxin-antitoxin system VapC family toxin; translated protein: MKSRVYIETTIPSYYHEIRKDSESIAKRQWTREWWDNHRHNYELVISPSVMDELERGNYPSKIDTLKLVEGLPLLEVTEEVEDIVSEYLSHKLMPQDPGGDALHLALASYYHCHFLLTWNCQNLANANKFEHIRHVNTLLGLFVPILTTPYELMYEEV
- a CDS encoding site-specific DNA-methyltransferase; amino-acid sequence: MAISEQIYRRTGTMTSSFGIPGRINHDSTRFYSSRLYEGLNNGKKVDYIENKVPENILNQIFCKSSEKMNELPDNSIHLMITSPPYNVSKEYDDDLSLKEYLDLLNRVWKETYRVLVPGGRACINVANLGRKPYIPLHSYIISGMHGIGFLMRGEIIWNKASSASPSTAWGSWLSAANPVLRDIHEYILIFSKDTFSRKRKNKENTIRKEEFLEWTKSVWTFPAVSARQIGHPAPFPEELPHRLIQLYTFKGDVVLDPFVGSGSTCLSAIKDKRNYVGYDIEPEYVRLSKERIYSYTSQLQLFAS
- a CDS encoding cofactor-independent phosphoglycerate mutase, yielding MSKQSAIKYILLVGDGMADYPIPELGNKTPLEAASTPNMDRLAAEGMIGTVRTLREGLPLGSDVANLTLLGYEPAQYYTGRGPLEAANMGIDLGKDETAARCNLVTIKDNLLLDYSAGHISSQEAGELIDVLNERLGSSQKRFYPGVSYRHLLVLKGDFTSVEAVPPHDIIGRPYREYLPGGKGAEVFRELMAASYQILKDHPLNQSRDKPANMIWLWGQGKAPTLPTLKERFGISGVVVAAVDLVKGLGRYAGLEVIDVPGVTGYLDTNYEGKVAAGLEALNQADFLFLHVEAPDEAGHSGVLKTKIEAIEAFDARIVGPVLKGLSNYKEYRVLLMPDHLTPLSVRTHTVEPVPFCLFGFGIKPDEAKAFNETEAQKGSVHLEQGWELITRFLGGE